Sequence from the Melanotaenia boesemani isolate fMelBoe1 chromosome 21, fMelBoe1.pri, whole genome shotgun sequence genome:
ACTtcataatatttcattttaacttttaaatctttGCAAGTAGGATGGAGATGTTAGAAAGCTGCTCTTTTTGCATCAACATTAATGTTAAGACTATGGCAAGAAGACAAGTAAAATAAActgtctttaatattcagtgGATATTGAGGAAGGgatgattttaaatgtaatattatgGCCAGGAGTTAAACATATGTTTTTATAaccatcaaacacaaacagggcCAGAACCAAGCTGATCAATTCTGGTTCAAAGGTCGTGGCAGTTGGaaggatttttatttacatgttttcttaaataaatctAACTTAGCTCAATATTAACACCAGAAACGGGGATGAATAGGGTATAATTTTAATGGCTGCTAACACTCATATAGTCTTTGTATGATCTGTACAAAAAGGGGCACAACTAACATTTTTGCGCTTTATGGCCAAACTGTTCTACACATTGTAAACTTATCTTTAAATTAGACTGAAAGCTGAGCTGCAATTTGGTTGTTATTAGTTTAGTTGATGACATTTGCTGTGATCTGAGGTAAGAATGTTTTTTCAGGTAACTGAATTTAAAGAAAGTGCTGAATCTTTCAGGACTATTATGTAACTAATAACTACTGTTAATGTATAGTCTTTGAGGACATTGCAGtgcttttgttcatttaaaccaATAAGCCAACAATTTACAGATAAATTTAATGAGTTATAGTAGTCTAAAGGTAAACATACAAGTCATAGAGACTACAGTCACTGCCACTCTGCAAACCacagaaaaagttgctaaatgCTAATGTAGGTTTTGCCAACACTTGCTTATTTGTTGTTACTTTATCCCGACATTAAATCCAGTCACTACAACATCTGAGGGAAGAAACATGGATAGAAACATGAAGAATATAGTGAACTAACTTAAGCTAATGTTATCTAACTGGTGAGTTATATGAAGTGGGTCTATTGGCTGCCAGATTTTGTTATGGCTGCCATAGATGTAATTAAATATGACCAATATAATACCAGTATATGGAATCATAATATCTACTCAGTAAAGTGAAAAATCAAGTAGAATTCCGATCTTATTTTTGACTAAATATCAATACTTTTCGAGTTTCAGCTTGGTACAGCTTACAGATCAATGCTATAAATTTTATCAGCTCATTTTAAGCATTTCAAGAGTGCAACTGCATGAAAAATCGCAGcgtaatttaatttctttctctctcagtGAAGACAAGGTAGTCCTGCTTGACTAAGTGCCTGCTGTCGCCCCCAGTGTTGTCTCAGGCCATTAGCACATCTGGTGAGGAATGAGGAGCAGATCTCTGATCAGCTCCGACTGTTGACTCACTCTTTATTTCTGTCACCGGGCTGGGAGCCGGGCCTCTGTCAACTAGTGTCACCACATGATAGGCCCGGAGACTAGAGGGGGAAATACGGAGTGTCTGTCTGGTCACTTTGTGCTTCCTGTTTATTGTGGTCCGCAGGTGACAGCGCCTTGTCCGTTTACCTACAAGTATGTTGAAATCCTCATCGACCCACTTTAACTGTGGGGTACTACAGCAAACTACATGTATTAGGTCTTGTTAGCCCTACACTAACAGTGGGAAAACTAGTTCCCTATGATTGCTGCTTTCCTTTATATTATTGTCTATTATCAATGCTGTTATTGGTTGAGGATTTTTTCCATAATGACTCACTCTTACAGGGTCAGAAAAGCTGGTTTTGAAAGAAGTCCAACTGAATCACTAATCCATGTCTTTGAATTAGCCCAAAGTTATGGCAAAATGTGATCAATCAAATTAGTTAGAATAGGAACATTTCCTAACCAGGTGTAATTATCAGACGGGTTTAAACTCATATTGGTCACATGTTTTCATCAAAGTTTTACAATCCACCCTCCACAGAAACAAACTGCTTTCAAGAAAGAGATACCAGTCGTTCACCATATTTTGACCCTTATCTTTGATATATCACATCTAAAGACACGTGATCACAGCGAGGGGCCTTTCTGAATGATGAAGGCTTGTCACATCAAAAGTGTGGAGATGTAAAGACTAAATTCACGCTTTAAAACAGGTATGCTTCTTCAGAACTGCTAAAGTGTTGCTTTTGGGAATCTTCCTCCTCCTACACATCTTTCTGACATCAGGTCAAGAACAATGCTGTGTCTAGCCATATGTGTAAATATCTCAATctgatgtttattattattctgtgcCATAATTATCCAGCTTTAATGACGATGCACTATGAATAGCTATACATAGACAACtatgtgaacattttaacaaTCGCCAACTGTCTGTTAGGGTTATTGGAAAGAATAGAAGATGTGTACCCATGTTCAACATTTTGGTCAActtcagttgtttttcttttaaatgtgctatactaataaatttgatttgatttgatatatgagcatacaaacaacaaaacaagattGCTTAGCTTTTCTAGGGGATAAAGTCTCCTAAGGGAACCTAAAAGACTTAAATTTATGGTTTGAGTAAGTGTGCTGCTagaacatcaaataaaaaaaaatcattttacagTTATCATTATCAGAAGTTTTCTTGATAATgacattttactattattatgaTTTTCAAACTAATTAATTcacttttgagattttttttttctggcagtcaacatttttaaagcagGCCTTAAAGCATAAGTTACTGTAAAGAGTTGTACATCAAATCCTCAAACAATTTATAATCAATAATGCTGTTGGTATTGTTAATATGTTTGTAATTAGCacaatctgtatttttattatattttatctgATCACAATTAGTATAAATAACAGTTTATTACACCCATGCATGATTTACATGTGACTTAATGAATACCCGaatgagaaaatgtaaatgtcagACCAAAGCTGTGGGAGGAAATAATTAACTAGTAGTCAATGTACAGCAGCAGAATAATAACAAACATTCAAAGCTGATGCCAGCACCTGTTCGCTAACAGGTAATCTTTCTCCACAATACCTGCTGTAGGCTACAAGGTGCACATATGTTaggacatttttccttttagaagCGTTCATATTGTAATTTTAATTAACGCTTCATCTGCTGATTATTTTCTAAATCAGGTCTCCTTTCAAAATTTAGATATACAGCTTGTTAGACAGAAAGCAAAAATGTATGTCTGAGAGGCCAGTCagcaaatattaataaattctGGGTCATCAACAGCTGGTGAAATGAAGCAAAATTCTGTCATCTGCCTTTGTGTTTGGACTAACATGTAGCATTAAAAGCAATACAGTATAGAAAGCTAGTCCCATCAGTTTTCCTTCAGTCCTGTGAGCTGTTTTGATTGATTGCTGCTGTTTGCTGTGGTTGTTCATTtactcaaaacacacacatctatacATACAATAGGTACTTTGAACATGACTGAGATGGATTAACATTACCTCAGAACATGTGCTTGTTGAGCTGTCTTAACTCACTCCTTCACTTAAACGCTGCGGCCTCTGGTCTGACAGCCTGTAATTCTCCTCTGCTGCCACCAGTGGGCGGTGCTCTCTCTATATATTTGGGGGTTAATCCATACGTACAATGTATGGAAACGCAATTTCTGCTCACAGTCGGCATAGGATATATGTGAGCATATTGCAAGTAGACGTGTGAATGGTTAAAGGTGAGAAGGAAGACATAAACAAGACATGGCAAAAGAGGCAGAGAGAGTGTTTGATGCAGAAAGAATCGACAATCCCCTCAGGTGTCTGTCAAGAAGCAGATAtgcagatcttttttttctttaaatctctgGATGTTTGAAAAACTTAAGTCACACATCTGTTTGTCTGTCACATCCACTCCTGTAATTATCTGATGCTTTTGAGATGGGACTTTATGAAGGGGATGGTCTCAATGTGGATTGATGATGTGGTCTCAGATTAGGCTTTATCCTCAGTAATGTGGCTCTGGTActtgaaaaaacaaagactgtTCCAGCGCTTTATCATGACCTGACTGGACAGAACCATATGTGTCCCTGAGGGTGGTGTGGGAAGGTGTTGGGAGAGACTTTGATGTGTGAAGTCTTCAGTGGGTGTAATAGCCATAGTAGTCTGCATCGCTGTTGCTATCTTTCTCGCAGATGTCTCCACTACGTGGATGTGGGGAGTTTTCAGTGCTGGACGTATAGGGTGACACCCTCCTCTTCTTGTTGTCCCCCACGCCACCCTCAAATAAGCCCGAGTCGGCCGAGTCTGCTGATTTCACAGAGGGTGGTTCAAGCCATGGGTCTTCTGCAACCACTCCCACAGTGTCTTTGGGCTTTTCGTGCAGCAGGGGCGGCTGCAGAGACTCGAGGATTGTGGGAGGGTGCAGCCTGGGGTTGCCAGGTGACatagaagatgatgatgatgaggaagaggatgatATGGGTCTGAACCAGCCCAGACTAGGGCCAGGTTTATTGGGGTGGCTGAGGTACTGAGGGGTGGGTCTACTGGTGCTCCACCCTGCTGAGGTGGCACCTGATACTGACACACTTGTGGATGCAAAAGGATGGTCTGGGTAGTAGCTGAGGGCATGGTGAGCGGATGTTTGCAAAGGGAAAGGCTTGTAGAAACCATTTCCGGAGAAGTCCCCCTCATAGGAGGAAGCGAAGTCAAGACGATTTGGGGCCACACCCTGCTGTGGTTGTAGGTACCAGCGACTGTGGGGTCCTGGGCTGGAGGAAGGGTCTTTGTGCTGTTGACCCATACCAAGTGCCTCACGACTATAGAAGCGGCTCTGGGGTAGGGGGCTCATGTACTGTTCAGAGAGGTAGCCTTGGGGGTAGCAGCCTCCAGGCAGCATCTGGTTCTCTGTAGGAGAAGGTGTGAGGCGATCAGAGTCAGGAGGAGCATACAGCCTAGGCagaagggggaggaggagggcaagagaagagagagtgagaagaagaggaaaaagaagacgGTGTTATTTCCTGCCGAAACCTCAAACAACTATCAAACATTTCACAGCCCCTCACACCCTCTTGCTGCAGTATGCTCAGCAGCAGCGCAGTAATTGCATCTATTCTAATATTAAAAGGGTGATATGAGAACTGAGAGCATTAAGTGCCAGAAGTGATCCCGTCTCATTGTTTATGCACGATTCAAACAATGTTCTTAATCCAGTCTAAAAGGAGAGGGTTTACTGTAGTTTTCTCTTTACAATAAAACCTAGTTTCCAAATAACTTACGTGTCATAATTGTCACGGAAGCCTTTAGCGAAGGGGTTGTGGTCTATTTTCAGCTGAGTAATCTGTGTGGGGAATAGGAAGAGAGCAATGAGAGAATGTAGgcaaaggaaaaagagaaggagTGAGTAACCACGATGAAGAAACAAGAGAACAGTTAAAGATGAGGTCAGTGATGAATAATTAATAAGGCAGACATGGCATTTCTTCTCATGTTGGAAAGAGTTGATCTTTAGTGGGGGAAAACACACCTACAGAACCAGGCCAGTGTATCTTGCCTGTACATAGAAAAACTTTTATACTCTTTATCTTAACAGCTGCTAGAGATATAGTGAAGACAGCACATAGTGAGGACAAGTGAGCCACAGTCCTCTGGTCAGCTGAGGTGACTCTTAGCTGAACTTGTGATGTACTTATGCTGACACATACAGTAGGTTGTAAATTTGTGCATATTCATTTTTGATGCATGCATATATAAGTCAGGCTTATATACTGGAAAACATACTTCTGACATTAACCATTGCACTGAAGACATCtttaagtttattaagttatAATGGTCTTGTTGTGAACGCTTGCATCCATTTGGATGGCTGTTCATACTCAACTaggaaaataacaaaatgtgaGAATGAGATGTGATTGAAATTTACTGTGCGGTGACTTACATCTGCATTCTGATAAGCGGTGACAGCAATGAACTGAGTCTCTGGGAAGACAAAAGTCTGGGCTTTTGACAAGAAGGGATCCTCTGAGCCGTCTTCCTTTACTTCTACAATATGAAGGCGAGGCTGGTACTTATGGAGCGACTGGAGAACTATCATCTGGAAGCAAGTACAATAATATATAATGACATGGTTATTTGGCATTCAAAGACGGTTTATTAAGAAATTCTGCATTTATTTAGCATACAATATACATAAATCAGACAGGAAATACATATATCAGatcacttttattattttgactCACCacccaaagaaaataaaaagaaactgagtCACCACAGTACAGCTAATCTTAACACGTCAGGAATATGGTGGAGGAACTTATTACTGGATGCAATAtcagtttatttacataaatttcagaaaaaaaaaaaaaaaatcagtggttTCATACTGCCTTAACATGATGTCTGAATTAATATCTGAACTTATTTCAGCCACTAATTGCTTGCGtgagcacacac
This genomic interval carries:
- the tbx21 gene encoding T-box transcription factor TBX21; the protein is MGGIGGNLYLSMLNGTETQTFGKSADISSHLHRSGKDLAEFKMGIQDARFFYPDSVQSGQDALALPFHSEQAVGGYAAQTGRFYAQSLSSCPYGSVRSPPRSGAGQSYISTAADGFPTGGKDVYSPSAENYPASFQHSYQRPPLYPLPGLQVCGKTQALLNNYPLWAKFHKFQTEMIITKQGRRMFPFLSFNISVLDPSAHYNVYVDVVLADQHHWRYQGGKWVQCGKAEGNMPGNRMYMHPDSPNTGAHWMRQEVSFSKLKLTNNKGSTNNVAQMIVLQSLHKYQPRLHIVEVKEDGSEDPFLSKAQTFVFPETQFIAVTAYQNADITQLKIDHNPFAKGFRDNYDTLYAPPDSDRLTPSPTENQMLPGGCYPQGYLSEQYMSPLPQSRFYSREALGMGQQHKDPSSSPGPHSRWYLQPQQGVAPNRLDFASSYEGDFSGNGFYKPFPLQTSAHHALSYYPDHPFASTSVSVSGATSAGWSTSRPTPQYLSHPNKPGPSLGWFRPISSSSSSSSSSMSPGNPRLHPPTILESLQPPLLHEKPKDTVGVVAEDPWLEPPSVKSADSADSGLFEGGVGDNKKRRVSPYTSSTENSPHPRSGDICEKDSNSDADYYGYYTH